The genomic region GCGGAAAAATCCTCTCAAAGCTATCTTAACATTCCAGCAATTATGAGTGCAGCAGAGCTTTTTGGTGCAGATGCGATTTTCCCCGGATATGGATTTTTGAGTGAAAATCAAAATTTTGTAGAAATCTGTGCGCATCACAATATCGAGTTTATCGGACCTACGGCAGAAGTAATGGTGCTAATGAGTGATAAATCTAAGGCGAAAGATGTAATGAAAGAAGCGGGCGTGCCAGTGATTATGGGAAGCGATGGTGCGCTAAAGGACTTTAAAGAAGCGCAAAAAATCGCTGAAGAAATCGGCTATCCTGTGATTCTCAAAGCTGCGGCAGGTGGGGGCGGACGCGGAATGCGCGTAGTGGAAAAGCCAGAAGTGCTTAAAAATCTTTATCTTGCAGCAGAATCTGAAGCGCTAAGCGCCTTTGGCGATGGCACAATTTATATGGAAAAGTTTATCCGCAATCCGAAGCATATTGAAGTGCAGATTCTAGCAGATAAATATGGGAATGTCTTGCATATAGGCGAGCGCGACTGCTCGGCGCAAAGACGTCAGCAAAAACTCATTGAGGAATCCCCAGCAGTCGTGCTAAGTGAGAGTGTGCGTAAAAAGCTTCTTAATACTGCCATCAAAGCTGCAAAACACATTGGCTATGTGGGTGCAGGGACTTTTGAATTTTTGCTAGATAGCAACTATGAAGATTTTTATTTTATGGAAATGAATACGCGCTTGCAAGTGGAACACTGCGTGAGTGAGATGGTGAGCGGGTTTGACTTGGTGGAATGGATGATACGCATAGCCGAGGGTGAAAAACTTCCTAGTCAAGATTCTATCACTTTCAAAGGGCATTCTATCGAATGTCGTATCACAGCTGAAGATCCGCAAAAATTCTACCCGTGCCCGGGTAAAATTACAAAATGGATTAGCCCCGGTGGTGCAAATGTGCGCCTTGATAGCCACGCGTATGCGGGCTACACCGTGCCGATGCATTACGATTCTATGATTGGCAAACTCATTGTTTGGGGCAAGGATAGAGATGAGGCGATAAGACGCATGCACCGCGCGCTTTCGGAGTTTTGCATTGAGGGCATTAAGACGACTATTCCTTTTCATATTAAAATGATGGAAAATAGCGACTTCCACCAAAGCAAAATCCACACAAAATACCTCGAACAGACTTTTTTACCGCAAAATGAAGAGTGAGTTGCGGTGATTTTGCGCTTTTTTAAGGGAAATTTATTTTTAAGGAGGTGTTAAGTTATGAAAATATCGAACTTGCAAGCTACGGATTCTTCAAGCATTGCCTTGCAAAAGGCAAACATACAAGAACTCAAATCCCCTGCAAAGACAAAAGAAGCTCAAAGCGTGAAAACGGCGAGCTTGGGAAACCTTAAAGATGAAAATATCAAAGAAACTAACTTAAATATTGGCAAATTGCAGGTTTTGCAAAAATCCCTAGATTCCCTTGAAAATCCTTTGCGTAAGGCACAAAAAGCACTTAGCACAGATTCTAAAGAACAAATTACTCAAGCGCGCGAGCAGGCTGAGGAAATCATCAAATCAAGCACTTTTAATGGGCAAAAAGTCTTTGGTGTGAGCATAAAAGATTCCAAAAACAATGTCGTGCTAGAGCCTGTGATGGTGGATACTTCACTTATTAGCGCTGATAAGCGCGAGCTTGAAATTTTTAGCAAAAATATTCAAAAATCTAAAGCGCAAGTAAAAGAGGCACTAAGCGCGCTTTCAAAAGACGCACAAGAAAATATCCAAACGCTTAACAAGACAAAGAATCTACCAGACAAAGATTCAATAGCAAACGAGCAAGATTCTGGCAAAATCTCTAATTTTTTCAAAAAATTTGGCGACTTTTTGCGTGGTGCGCAAGCAAGTCAAAAACTCGATAGTGAGCGCGTTTCAAAGCTTTTAACATAAAACCAGAGTTCTATTTTTTAAAACATCTTGCAACTTTCTACATTAAAAAAGATAGGATATGTGCGAAAGCGAAGTGAAACGAAACCAGAGCGGAGCTCATAAGAGCTTTTTCTCTTATGAGGATACATCAAAAAAAGGAAAAGTCACTATGCCTAACTTTTACCCTTACAGCACACAGCTTATTGATGAATCTGATAAAAAAGCTTTGCTTAGCGCGCTTGAAGGCACGCATTTAACGCAAGGTCAAAGGGTTGTGGAATTTGAAAAAGCTCTGGCAGAGTTTTGCGGGACAAAATACGCGCTTTGTCTCAACTCTGCTACTTCCGCGCTGTATGTGACTTATCATTGGTTTAAAGCGCAAAATCTAGATTCTCAAATCTATGCCATCACCACACCCATTAGCTTTGTTGCAACCTGCAATATGATGCTTGCAAATGCTATCACACCGCTATTTGCGGAGGTTTTACCAAATGGGAATATTAACCCAAAAAGTGTGCGCGAGATTCTCAATACTCATAAAAACAAAGAATCCATCAAATTACTTGTAAGCGTGGATTATGCAGGCTTAAGCGTGGAGGGCGAAGAGTTAGAAAAAATAGCGCAAGAATTTAATTTAGTGTGGATTTCTGATAGCTCGCACGCTTTTGGCGCAAGCTACAAGGGTGCAAAAATTGGCTCACTAGCACACGCAAGCATTTTTAGCTTCCACGCTATTAAGCCAATCACCACTGCTGAAGGTGGCGCGGTACTGACAAATGATGAAAGCCTTTATACGCACGCGCAAGCTATGTTAAGCCACGGCATTATCAAAGGCAGAGCGTGGAATTATGATTGTATCGACATTGGGTTTAACTTCCGAATGAATGAGCTAAGCGCAGCGCTTGGGCTTTCACAATTGCCAAAAATTGAGCACTTTATTTCTGCGCGCGAAGAAATTGCAAGATTCTATGACGAAATTTTTGCTAAAAATCCCTATTTTAGTGCTATTGTGCGCCCTTCATATATGCAGAGCAGCCATCATCTCTATCCAATTTTACTTTTCCCAAATCTAAGGTGTGCTAAAGAAGATATTTTTAACGCCCTTTTAGCACAAGGCATAGGTGCGCAAGTGCATTACAAGCCTATTTATCAATTTAGTTTATACAAAAAACTTTTTGGAGAAATGCGCCTTGAAAGCGCGGAATCTTTCTATCTCTCCGAGCTTTCAATCCCTTGTGCGCAAAATATGAGCATTAAAGATGCTAAAGAAGTGGCGCGCATTCTCTTGGAAGTGCTAGAATCTAGCGCGTGCGTGAGATAACAATGAAACTTAAAAGGTTTTAAAAAATGAAAAAGAATTTTTGCTTGATATTTTTAACAAGTCTTTTTTGCCTACAAGGCTTTGGAGCGGAATGCTATGAAAATGCGGATTTTTATTTCAAGGTTGAAACAAATTGCAATGAAGAACTTTGCAACACTACGCTTCTGCTGCTTGATAAGAAAAAACCTAATTCTTTTTTATTGCTAGATTCTCAAATCGGAGAGAAAAACACTACTTTTGTGGGTGAAAACGCAACTTACATTTTGGAGCAAAAGGCGTTGTATGTGCTGGATTCTCAAAATATTACAGAATCTAGCGCGCAATCTAACCCACAGGAAACAACCAAAGAAAGTGCGCAAGATTCCCAAACACAAGATTTACAAGATTCCCAACCTAACACACCTGATGCAGAAAATCCTCTTTCAAAAGCAAAAAAGCTCAATTCTATTGCGTGTGTGTATGCTGATGGGCTTAGTTTTAATACATTTTGGCAGGATTTAGGCGAGGGGCAGTATCAATTTGTCAAGCAAAAAACGCAAAATGATAGCAATGATTTGGACAAAGATGGGGATTTTTTTAGCATTTATCAAAATGGAGACAAACTCACTTTTGAATCGCTAGAACTCCGCACTGATAGCAGTGGTGCGGAAAGTCAAAGCCGCATTACACAAGATTTTTTGCTCAAGCCTTTAAGCAAAAATCAAGCCTATATTATTTCCTTGCAAAATAAAGCCTGTGGGGTGCTGGTGGAAAAAAAAGAAAATGAAAACGGCGCGCAGATTCTCAAAGTTAGCTCATTTGCAAATAAAAGTGTGTGTGATTTTTTACGCAAGCCAAATGGAGAGTATCTCATTACTGAAATTTACATTAAAAAGGCTCAAAAGTAAAACTTTTTTTTACCTTGCAAAAATTGTAAAGCTGCGATTGTATCCCATTATTTGTTACTTTTGCAAAACTTCTTTAGAAAAATATCTTCCTTTTGGGTAAATTTGTAGCATTTTGCTTTAAAAATGAGAATCTCACACCAAACAGCCCAAAAATGCGCCATTTTGGGATTGATAACCTAGTTTTTTAAACAAAAATAAATATGTATAAAAAATAATATATATTTACTTACAGCGCGCGTAAGGGTAAAATTACCACCGAATCCACAAATCCCGCGATTCAATGAAAGGAGGTTTTGCATTATAAACAAAATAAAGCATTACAATCTAAAAACCAAACAAGGGGGAAACAATATGCAACCAAACTTAAATCGCCGTGAGTTTATCAAAAATGCGGCAGTGGTTTCAGCAGCTTCAGCTGTTGGATTAAGCGTGCCAAGTGCTGCACTAGCAAAAGCGCAAGATGCACAGAAATCATGGAAATGGGATAAATCTGTTTGTAGATTCTGCGGAACGGGCTGTGGGATTATGGTAGCAACAAAAGATGGACAAATCGTTGCGGTGAAAGGCGACCCAGAAGCACCGGTAAATAGAGGGATTAACTGCATTAAGGGATATTTTTGTGCCAAAATTATGTATGGACAAGATCGCTTGACACAGCCTCTTTTGCGCGTTAATAGCAAAGGTGAGTTTGACAAAAAAGGCAAATTTGCACCTGTAAGCTGGAAACGTGCCTTTGATGAAATGGAAAAGCAATTCAAAAAAGCTTACAACACATTAGGACCAACAAGCGTGGCGATTATGGGAAGTGGGCAATACACCGTGCAAGAAGGCTATGCAGCAGTGAAGCTTATGAAAGGTGGATTCCGTTCAAACAACATTGACCCAAATGCAAGGCATTGTATGGCAAGTGCGGTGGTAGCATTTATGCAAACCTTTGGTGTAGATGAGCCGGCGGGCTGCTATGATGACATTGAGCTTACTGATACTATCATCACTTGGGGCGCGAATATGGCAGAAATGCATCCGGTATTGTGGTCGCGCGTCACTGATAGAAAACTCACAAATGCTAATAAAGTAAAAATTATCAATCTTTCAACTTTCACAAATAGAACTTCAGATATTGCGGATATGGAGATTATCTTCAAGCCACAAACTGACTTAGCTATTTGGAACTACATTGCAAGGGAAATTGTGTATAACAGACCAGAATCTATGGATAAAAAATTCATAGATAATCACTGCGTATTTAGCACAGGCTGGGTAAATATCGGCTATGGTATGCGTAATAATCCAAACCATAAAAGCTTCTCAAAAGCCGAAAAAGACATTGTGGCGAAAGAAAATAGCAAAATCCTAAGCAAAGATGAGGGTGTAACATTACAATATCTTGGGCTAAAAGCTGGCGATGAGCTAAAAATGGAAAAATCTGGCGTAGCTGATGCACATTGGCAAATTAGCTTTGAAGATTTCAAAAAAGCCCTCGCGCCTTACACACTTGATTTTGTCGCACAGCTTGCAAAAGGCGATGATAGTGAAAGCTTAGAATCTTTCAAAGCAAAATTACAACAGCTTGCAAACTACTACATTGAAAAAAATCGCAAGGTTGTAAGCTTTTGGACAATGGGCTTTAACCAACACCAAAGAGGCACTTGGGTAAATGAGCAAAGCTATATGGTGCATATGCTCCTTGGCAAGCAAGCAAAGCCCGGAAACGGTGCATTCTCGCTCACAGGACAGCCTAGCGCATGTGGCACAGCGCGCGAAGTTGGGACATTCTCTCACCGCTTACCAGCAGATATGGTGGTGGCTAATCCAAAACATAGAGAAATCACTGAAAAAATTTGGAATCTTCCAGCAGGCACGCTTAATGGCAAGCCCGGATTCCCATATCTTGGAATCTTAAGAAACCTAGAAGATGAAAAAGTAAAATGGGTGTGGGTGCAAGTCAATAACCCTTGGCAAAACACAGCAAATGCAAACCACTGGATTAAAGCAGCACGCGAGCTAGATAACTTTATCGTGGTAAGCGATAGCTATCCGGGCATTACAGCTAAAATCGCGGATTTGATTTTGCCTTGCGCGATGATTTATGAAAAATGGGGTGCGTATGGAAATGCAGAGCGTAGAACGCAACATTGGAAGCAACAAGTTTTACCACAAGGAAATTCAATGAGTGATACTTGGCAGGTGCTTGAGTTTGCAAAACGTTTTACACTTAAAGAAGTTTGGGGCAAAGATTACCCAGATTTAGGGCTTAAAAGCGTGCTAGAAGAGGCTAAGAAAATGGGTTACAACGAAAATACCACACTTTTTGAATACCTCTTTGCAAATGCAAAAGCGAAGAAATTTAGCGTAAATGATGCAATGCTTAAAAACAAACCGCTTAATTCTGAAGTCTTTGGCGATAGTAGGAAGGTAGAGGGCAGTGATGGCAAGGTATTTAATGGCTATGGATTCTTCGTGCAAAAATATCTTTGGGAGGAATACCGCCTCTTTGGCGTAGGACACGGACACGACTTGGCAGAATTTGATGTGTATCATAAAGTGCGAGGATTGCGCTGGCCTGTGGTTGATGGCAAAGAAACACAATGGCGCTTTAACTCAAAATACGATCCTTATGCGCGCAAAGAATCTGGGGGCAAAGAATTTGCATTCTATGGAAACAAAGGTGCGGCACTGCCTGTTGGTGATTTAAGCAAGCCTGCAGGCGAGGAGAAAAAACCTCTTGCAAATAGAGCAAAAATCTTTTTCCGCCCTTATATGGATCCTTGCGAAATGCCTGATAAGGAATATCCATTGTGGCTTTCAACCGGGCGTGTGTTAGAGCATTGGCATAGTGGAACGATGACTATGCGTGTGCCTGAGCTTTATCGTGCTGTGCCTGAAGCACTTTGCTACATAAGTGAGGCTGACGCGCAAGATAAAAAACTCAAACAAGGCGATCAAGTGTGGGTAGAATCTAGACGCGGAAAAGTCAAAGCACGCGTGGAAATAAATGGTAGAAATCGCCCACCAAAAGGCTTGGTGTATGTGCCGTGGTTTGATGAAAATGTGTTTATTAACAAAGTTTGTCTTGATGCGACTTGTCCGCTTTCAAAACAAACTGACTTTAAAAAATGTGCCGTGAAAGTTTATAAGGCGTAGATTCTAATGGATAAACAACGTAGAAAGGCTTTAAATTCAATCGCGCAAACTATGGGTTTAGTGGCGCTTGGCGGACTTACTTGGGGTGCATTTGTGGCAGAAGCTAAGTCAAATCCGCTTTGGCTCTATCCCCCCGGAGCGCGGGAGAATTTCGCAAATAGTTGCATTCGTTGCGGACTATGCGTAGAAGCCTGCCCATTTTATACGCTAAGCCTTTCAAAAGAAGGCACAAAGGGCTTGCCCGTGTTTGTCCCACGCGAGATTCCGTGCTTTATGTGCGAGGATATCCCTTGTGTGCCTGTATGTCCTACTAATGCGCTAGATGTTAATCTTGTCAGCACAAATGGCAAGCTTGATATTACAAAAGCGCGTATGGGCGTGGCGGTAGTGGATACACTTAATTGTATCGCGTATGCTGGCATACAATGCGATGCGTGCTACCGCGCTTGTCCGCTTATTGATGAGGCGATTTATTTAGAATACAAATCTAATGAGCGCACAGGCAAGCACACGATGATTTTACCTATGGTTGCAAATGACATTTGCACAGGTTGCGGGAAATGTGAAAAAGCCTGCGTCACAGAACTTGCAGCAATCCGCGTACTCCCACGAGAAGCGGTGTTAGGCAAAATGGGGACGAACTATATCAAAGGCTGGGAAGAACAAGATGAGAAACGTTTAGAATCTGCCAAAACACACAAAAAGACAGAATCTAAAGCCCAGACGCTTGATTATCTTAATAATGAGGATTTGTGATGTTAGCCTATCTTGCAAAGCGTAAATATTTGCTACTACGAAGATTCTCACAAATTGGAATCTTGGTGTTATTTTTTTTAGCAAATTGCTCGCTTATAAGCATTAACGGCACGCGATTTTTCGTAACGCAAGGAGATATTGCAAAGTTTGAAAAAAACGAGCGCAATTTAGCCATTGCAAACACAAAAGAGGATTTGCTCTCTTTCAAACTTTTGGAAGGCAACTTAAGCGCGTCTAAAGTTGCGGAAGTTGTGCCTATGAGCGATCCTTTGGCATTTTTGCAAATCTTTTTAGCAGGAGGAGCAATAAGCGCGGATTTAGCACTTGGGGTGGTTGTCGTGTTGCTCATATATGGGGTATTTTTAGGAAGAGGTTATTGCGCATTTGTCTGTCCGATAAATCTCATCACTGATTTTGCCGCCTATGCACGCAGGAAGCTTAAGATTGAAAATATCAAATTTCTTTCAATCCCTAGAAATGCAAAATTTGCAATGCTTGGCTTAAGCTTGTTGCTTTCTCTTATCTTTAGCGTATTGGCTTGGGAGATGATAAGCCCTATTTCGATATTACATCGAGGCATAGTCTTTGGTATGGGTGTTGGAGCGTTTGGAATCTTGGCGGTATTCTTGTTTGATTTATTTGCGCTTAAAAATGGCTTTTGCGCTCATTTGTGTCCTTTGGGCGCGACTTATAGTCTCATTGGCGCAAAGGCATTACTCAAAGTCAAGCATAAGGTGGAAAACTGCACCAAATGTATGGAATGCGTGAGAATCTGCCCAGAATCTCAAGTCCTAGATATGGTAGGCAAACACAGCGACGCGGTAAAAAATATCGCGTGTATAAAATGTGGTCGTTGTATTGAAGTGTGTAATGATAATGCACTAGGTTTTAGCATACTAAACTACAAAAAGGAGAGAGAATGAAAAAGTTGTTATTAGTTGCCTTGGCATTTTTTGGCGCGTGGCTTTATGCAAAAAGCGTAAGCGATACAGAAATCGGGCTTAGGAAAGTTCCACTTGAGAGCGAAAATGTGAAATTGCAGAATTTTAAATTCAACGATGCCCCAGCGGGTGAAAGTCAAAAAATCGAGCGTGCATTTGAAAATGCCCCGCCTCTTATCCCTCACGATATAGAAGGTATGACACCGCTCACACAGCAGGATAATCAATGTATCACCTGCCACGATCCAGCAGTGGCAAAAGATATGGGTGCTACCCCTGTGCCAAGCTCACATATGTTTGACTTGCGCGCTTCTAAAAAGATGAGCACAATTTCAGATTCACGCTTTAACTGCACGCAGTGCCATGTCCCACAAGCAAACGCAAAGCCTGTGGTGGGTAATAATTTCAAGCCTGTTTTCACAAACGAAAAACAAAAGCATCAATCAAACTTGCTTGATGTGCTCAATCAAGGCGTGAAATAAACTATTCAATGTTAGATTCTATTATTTTGATAGAATCTAACACGAATTCCAACACGATATCAATTTGAAGGCATAAGATTTTGCGGATTCTTAAAATTTATTTTTTACTACCTTTTTTGCTTACGCTAGGTTTTGGCGCACCATTGCAACCAAAACTAGAACTAAAAATAAAGTATGAAATTTCTTCGCTTGAGTTGCAAGAAGATACTTTATTTGTCTCAACCACGCAAGGTGTGCTTTTAGTATATGATATTAAGAATCCACAAAATCCTATTTTAAAGCAAACAATCACGCTCCCTTCTTATAAAGATTTTTTTGATAATTCTTATAAGCCAAAGATTTACAACACTGCGACAAACGCACAGGGCGAGATTCTCATTATCGCAGCAAATGGCAATTCCACGCGCGATATATTTTTGCAAAAAAATGACAAATTGGAGCTGTTACTTGAGGATCAAAATATCGCAAAAGCTGCGTGGGTTTCCCCCACTGAAGTAATTTTTGGATTCTTAAGCCACGAAATCGCGCTTTTTAATGTAGCGACAAAAACACTTATTTATCAAAACCAAATTACAAACTCAAGCTTTAGCGATATGCTTTACAACGCAAAAGATAGGATTCTCTACACCACGGGGGAATCTGGCGCGATTTATATCATCGATCCAGAATCTGGCGCGTTGATAGAAAAAATTAGCAACATAAATAAAGACAGAGTATTTCAAATCGCCTTTGGTGATAATAAGCTCGTAAGTGCGGGGAATGACAGACGCGTGGGCGTCTATACCTTGGAATCTGGCACAAAACTCACGCGTACAGATTCTCTAAAAACAAACTTTTTGGTTTATAGCGTTGGCATTAGTCAAAATGGCGAAAATATCGCATATATGAGCGATGAATTTGGTGAAATTACGATTACAAACTCCCACAATCTCAATGCGCCAAAAATAATACTAAAAGGCGTTAATGGTGTGGCAAATAGTATCTTTTTTTACAAAGATTTTGTTATCGTTGGCTGTGATGGCGACACCATCTACTTTTTTTATATTAGGGGGTGAAAAATGAATATCTCAAGTATCATTATCCGCGCAAAAACTCAAAATTGGCAGAATCTGCTAGAGAAAATTAATAAAATCGCTTATACAGAAGTCGCGCTTGAAGATTCTCAAAAAGGCATTATTATCGCCACCATTCAAGCCCCAGATACAGGCAAAGATATTGCCTCACTAAAAGAAATCAGCCAGCTTAAAGGCGTGTTAAGCGCGGATATGCACCTAACTTATAGTGAAGAGGAATTTAAGGGCTGTGAAATCAATATGAATGAAGTTGCTGAACTCATTGATACCACGCCGGTTGAAGAGATGAAATATAATGGCGATGTCAATAATCTTATGAAAGAATAGCGCCACCCACACTGCATTTTTAAGCACAAAAATTGTAAAATACCCTTTCACGCGCAAAGCACGCAGATTTGAAAATACACGCAAAGAATATCTAAAAATATTATGAAAAAAAGTGAGAGAAGGTAGCAATGACAACATTTAATACTTTTTTTATCAAGTGTTTAAGCAATACGCTTGGCTTTTTTTTAGCAAAAATCCCACATTCTTTTTTTCTTTTGCATGTGAAAGCCTTAGGCGCACTTTTTTGTTTCCTTGATAAGCGCAGATTCAACGATGCACTTGCAAATCTAAATTTTGTTTATGAGGATTCTCTTTCTCCAGCACAGAAAGAAGCCATTATCAAGCGCGCATACAAAAACTTCGCCTTTGTGCTTTTAGAATCTGTGCGCGTAGTGTTTTTAAATAAGAAAAAATATGCAGCGCGCTTTAGCTTTGAGAATGAGCATTTCATCACAAATTCTATTGCTAAAGATGGCAGTGCAGTGCTTATAAGCGCGCATTATGGCTATTGGGAGGCGATGGCTAGCATTTTGCCGCCTCATTACAGAATGTGCCAAATGGCTTCTTTAGGGCGCTTGACAGAATATCCGAGTATTAATCATATGATTATCAAACGGCGCGAGGCACAGGGTGTGAAGATGATTGACAAAAAAGGTGCATTTAAACATTTGCTAAAAATGTATAATGAAAAAAATGCACTTGTTGGAATCCTTGTCGATCAAAATATCGGGCTCAATGAAGGTATAGAAGTACGCTTTTTTGGTAAAAAAGCCACGCATACCACAATCGCTTCAATCCTTTCAAGACGCTTTAATGTCGCGATTGTGCCGGTGTTTATTGATTTTAATGAAGATTATTCACGCTTTGTTGTGCGCTTTTTTGAGCCCATCAGAGCACAAAATTCAAATGATAGTAACGCAGATATTTTGCACGCGACCCAAATGCAGGCAAATATCACAGAAGAAGTTATCCGCACGCACCCAAGTAGTTGGTTTTGGTTTCATAAACGCTTTAAGATTTTCTATCCGCAGATTTATACGCAAAAAAAGGCTTAATCTATGGAACTTTTTACGCATAAATTAACGCCTCAAGCAAATTTTTTTATCTCACAATCCCACCCAACACTTAAAATTAAGCTAAGTGGCGAGTGGAACTACACCACATCAAAAGCAAAACTCAAGGCTCTGCGCGCGAGTTTGCAAAAAGCAAATGTGCCAATCGAGCTAGAATTTGATTCAAACCTTGAAATAGATTTCGCACTTTGTGCGTTGCTTAAGTCATTTTTAGAATCAAAGTCCTACACCTTAGGTGAAAATCAAAATATTATCGAAATGTTCGCACTGCTTGAAAACTACCCGCAAGCCTACCCTATCCCGCATAAACCAAACTCGCTTCTTACTTCTTTTCAAGAATTAGGTGAAGGGGTGAAGAGCTTTTTTACAAATATGATTGATTTTATCAATTTCTTTGGTATGTGCCTTTTCTATCTCTTTTTAAGCCTTGTGCGTCCTAAGCGCTTTAAAATTGCCTCGATTTTTTATCACATTTCAGAATCTGGACTTAAAGCTATGCCTGTGGTGCTTATAACAAGCTTTATTGTAAGCTATGCAATCGCTATGCAAGGCGTTATACAGCTAGATAAAATGGGCGTACCAATTCTTAGTGTGGAGATTATTGCAAAGCTTTCTTTGCGCGAATTAGGACCTTTTGTTTTGGCGCTTGTTGTAGCTGGGCGCTCGGCTTCAGCTTACAGCGCGCAAATTGGCGTGATGAATCTCGCCGAAGAAAATGACGCGCTCAAAACTATGGGTTTTAGTGTGATTGATTTTTTAGTAACGCCTAGAATCTTAGCGCTTGTCATCACTATGCCGCTGCTTGTATTTTTAGCAGATATTGTAAGCCTCCTTTCTGGTATGCTTGCCATTAACGCGCAGGCTGGCATTAGTTTTACGCAATATTGGGAGCGCTTTTATGAGCATGTCAGTATCACACATTTTTTAGTCGGTATGGCAAAAGCGCCTTTTTTTGGGCTGGCTATCGCGCTAGTTGGCTGCTATCGGGGATTAAAAGTGCATGGCGATACAGAATCCTTAGGCAAAGAAACGACTTTAAGCGTGGTAAATGCGATATTTTGGGTGATTGTGATTAATGCGATATTTTCATTTTTTACCACAGCACTTGGAGTGTGAAAATGCAAAAAAATATCATCGAAGTAGAAAACCTCTGCACGCGCTATGGGGAAATAACAATCCACGATAACATAAGCTTTGTCGTTAGAGAGCTTGAAATCTTTGCAATCCTAGGTGGCAGTGGAAGCGGGAAAAGCACCTTGCTACACAATATGCTTTATCTGCAAAAGCCTTACGCTGGAAGTATCAAGTTTTTTTCACGCGATATTTGGAGCGTGATAGATTCTAGACGCAGGGAAATTTTGGATCATATTAGCATTATGTTTCAATTTGGTGCGCTTTTTAGCTCTATGAATATTTTAGATAATGTCGTAATGCCACTCTCACAAAAAGGCGCTTTTCCACAAAAGACAGCCGAGCAGTTAGCACTATTTTGGATTGAGCGTGTGGGATTGCCAATGCAGAGCGCGTATAAATATCCTCACGAGCTAAGTGGTGGTATGAAAAAGCGGGCTGCATTAGCGCGCGCACTTATTACAAGCCCAAAGATTCTCTTTTTAGATGAGCCTACAAGCGGACTTGACCCAAAAAGTGCGCAGGGCTTTGATGAACTCATTCTTTCCTTACGCGAAATTGCAAA from Helicobacter himalayensis harbors:
- a CDS encoding MlaE family ABC transporter permease; the protein is MELFTHKLTPQANFFISQSHPTLKIKLSGEWNYTTSKAKLKALRASLQKANVPIELEFDSNLEIDFALCALLKSFLESKSYTLGENQNIIEMFALLENYPQAYPIPHKPNSLLTSFQELGEGVKSFFTNMIDFINFFGMCLFYLFLSLVRPKRFKIASIFYHISESGLKAMPVVLITSFIVSYAIAMQGVIQLDKMGVPILSVEIIAKLSLRELGPFVLALVVAGRSASAYSAQIGVMNLAEENDALKTMGFSVIDFLVTPRILALVITMPLLVFLADIVSLLSGMLAINAQAGISFTQYWERFYEHVSITHFLVGMAKAPFFGLAIALVGCYRGLKVHGDTESLGKETTLSVVNAIFWVIVINAIFSFFTTALGV
- a CDS encoding WD40 repeat domain-containing protein, coding for MRILKIYFLLPFLLTLGFGAPLQPKLELKIKYEISSLELQEDTLFVSTTQGVLLVYDIKNPQNPILKQTITLPSYKDFFDNSYKPKIYNTATNAQGEILIIAANGNSTRDIFLQKNDKLELLLEDQNIAKAAWVSPTEVIFGFLSHEIALFNVATKTLIYQNQITNSSFSDMLYNAKDRILYTTGESGAIYIIDPESGALIEKISNINKDRVFQIAFGDNKLVSAGNDRRVGVYTLESGTKLTRTDSLKTNFLVYSVGISQNGENIAYMSDEFGEITITNSHNLNAPKIILKGVNGVANSIFFYKDFVIVGCDGDTIYFFYIRG
- a CDS encoding lipid A biosynthesis lauroyl acyltransferase, with product MTTFNTFFIKCLSNTLGFFLAKIPHSFFLLHVKALGALFCFLDKRRFNDALANLNFVYEDSLSPAQKEAIIKRAYKNFAFVLLESVRVVFLNKKKYAARFSFENEHFITNSIAKDGSAVLISAHYGYWEAMASILPPHYRMCQMASLGRLTEYPSINHMIIKRREAQGVKMIDKKGAFKHLLKMYNEKNALVGILVDQNIGLNEGIEVRFFGKKATHTTIASILSRRFNVAIVPVFIDFNEDYSRFVVRFFEPIRAQNSNDSNADILHATQMQANITEEVIRTHPSSWFWFHKRFKIFYPQIYTQKKA
- a CDS encoding ABC transporter ATP-binding protein; its protein translation is MQKNIIEVENLCTRYGEITIHDNISFVVRELEIFAILGGSGSGKSTLLHNMLYLQKPYAGSIKFFSRDIWSVIDSRRREILDHISIMFQFGALFSSMNILDNVVMPLSQKGAFPQKTAEQLALFWIERVGLPMQSAYKYPHELSGGMKKRAALARALITSPKILFLDEPTSGLDPKSAQGFDELILSLREIAKTTIVMVTHDLDSIRDSVDRFILLENKKIAFYGNLQELKASGLKTDIFSGSRGQRIMS
- a CDS encoding chaperone NapD, coding for MNISSIIIRAKTQNWQNLLEKINKIAYTEVALEDSQKGIIIATIQAPDTGKDIASLKEISQLKGVLSADMHLTYSEEEFKGCEINMNEVAELIDTTPVEEMKYNGDVNNLMKE
- the napH gene encoding quinol dehydrogenase ferredoxin subunit NapH translates to MLAYLAKRKYLLLRRFSQIGILVLFFLANCSLISINGTRFFVTQGDIAKFEKNERNLAIANTKEDLLSFKLLEGNLSASKVAEVVPMSDPLAFLQIFLAGGAISADLALGVVVVLLIYGVFLGRGYCAFVCPINLITDFAAYARRKLKIENIKFLSIPRNAKFAMLGLSLLLSLIFSVLAWEMISPISILHRGIVFGMGVGAFGILAVFLFDLFALKNGFCAHLCPLGATYSLIGAKALLKVKHKVENCTKCMECVRICPESQVLDMVGKHSDAVKNIACIKCGRCIEVCNDNALGFSILNYKKERE
- a CDS encoding nitrate reductase cytochrome c-type subunit — encoded protein: MKKLLLVALAFFGAWLYAKSVSDTEIGLRKVPLESENVKLQNFKFNDAPAGESQKIERAFENAPPLIPHDIEGMTPLTQQDNQCITCHDPAVAKDMGATPVPSSHMFDLRASKKMSTISDSRFNCTQCHVPQANAKPVVGNNFKPVFTNEKQKHQSNLLDVLNQGVK